GTCTTCAGGAGCGCGTCGGCGGCGTCGTCGATCGTGGGGTAGTGGAACGCGAACCCCTCCGCCTGGAGGCGGGCGGGGCGCAGGTGCGTGCTGGACAGCAGCAGGTGGTCGGCGACGCCGCCCAACGCCAGCCGGAGCGCGAAGGCGGGCGCCGGGACGAACGCCGGCCGCCGCAACCGCGTCGCGGCGGCGCGCGCGACGTCGATCTGGCGCGCCGGTTCGGGGGCGGTGAGGGCGTACACGCCCGCCGGGGGGAGGTCCGCGTCGCCCTCCGCCGCCCCACCGGGCGGCCCGACGAGGAAGAGGATCGCGCGGATCAGGTCCTCGGCGTGGATCCACGGCCACCACTGCCGCCCCGAGCCCAGCGGCCCACCCACGAACGCGCGGATCGGCAGCAGCATCTGCCGCCACGCCTTCGCTTCGGGGGCGAACACGATCCCGATCCGACCGATCACGAGGCGCGTCACCGCCTCCACGGGCCGGGCGGCCTCCTCCCACGCGACCCCGACGTCGGCGAGGACGTCGTCGGGGTGGGGCGGAGAGGTCTCGTCGAGGACCTCGTCGCCGCGGTCGCCGTGGATCCCCGACGCGGACGTCTGGAAGAGGGTGCGCGGGGGCGACGCGGCGCGGAGCACGGCGGTCGCGAGGGTGGTGGTGGCGTCGACGCGCGAGTCGAGGATGCGGCGCTTGTGCGCCGCGTCGAACCGGCCGCCGGCGATGCTGGCGCCGGCGAGGTTCACGACGACGTCCGCGCCGGACAGCAGCTGCGCGAGGGCGGTGAGGTGCGCCTCGTCGCCGTCGCGGGCG
This genomic stretch from Trueperaceae bacterium harbors:
- a CDS encoding TIGR01777 family oxidoreductase, translating into MTPPSDPPSDAPSARPRMIVAGGTGLVGRRLVAAAKDAWDVVVLTRTVTGTEPEGARAVAWTPTAARDGDEAHLTALAQLLSGADVVVNLAGASIAGGRFDAAHKRRILDSRVDATTTLATAVLRAASPPRTLFQTSASGIHGDRGDEVLDETSPPHPDDVLADVGVAWEEAARPVEAVTRLVIGRIGIVFAPEAKAWRQMLLPIRAFVGGPLGSGRQWWPWIHAEDLIRAILFLVGPPGGAAEGDADLPPAGVYALTAPEPARQIDVARAAATRLRRPAFVPAPAFALRLALGGVADHLLLSSTHLRPARLQAEGFAFHYPTIDDAADALLKT